AGCGGCGCCAATGCATATTAATGAGGCTTGAATGCAAAAATTATGTATTCAAGGCGCGTCGCCGAACGGGATCCGACCGTTGCCCTGATGGCTTGGCAGGCTGATCTTGCCCAGCACACGGCTGTCGACCTCTTCGTTGAACAGGCGTTTTTGCAGGTTCTCCTGCATGCCCGGCTCGTCGGCCAGCGGTCCCTTCAACGCCACCAGAGCATTGCGTAGCCCCATCAGACGATCCAGTCTCGGCGCCGCTACAGCTAAGCCATCCTCTCCCATGACATTGCCCTCCTTGTTGTTATGCAGGTTCGCTGACCGCAGCGGTTCAAGACAGCACCGATGCAGGTGGTAAATAATTAATACACTTGGCAAGCGAGTCTACAGTCGGGTTCCAGGCGCCGGAAGGCAAAGTGCAGCGGTCCTTACGCAAAGCTCTGTAGGTGTTTTCTCGGTAATTTTGATGAAAAACGCCCACGGTTTTATAAGTGGGCGTTATTTCTTACGAGTTCGTTGAGAACACGATCAAAGAGAGGTGTTTTTTTCCAGGTGCAGCAACACATACGGGGTCTTATCGAACGCCCCGGTAAGCGTCGGCGTAAGCGAACGCAAGCGCGGGTCAGTCAGGCTTTCGAAGTCAGCCTGGCTCATCACCAGCCAGGCCGGCGCCTGGACAGGCTGGAGCTCGGCGGGCAACTGGGTAAACAGTGGGACCTTGTCGCAATTGAAGTTGACCATGAACTTGATGGCCTTTGCGTCTTTGCCTAACGCATGCAATACCAACGGCGCCGGTTGTTGCAGGATCTGCTCCCTGGCCGCCAGGGTGAACGTGCGGGTGTCGTAAAGGCTGCGCGCCAACGGTTCGACCACCGCTATGTAAGTCATCCAGACCGCCGCCACTGCGGCGAATGCCGGGCCGAGCGCACGCAGTCGCGCCTTGAACAGCGCCAGCAACGCCAACCCCTGAAGCACCGCGAGCAGGCCGAAGATCAGCCCCAGATCGGCCAGCAGCTGCGGGTAACGGCGTCGCGCCGCGATCAGGCCGATCATCAACAGCGCGGGCAACAGCGTCCACAGCACCAGCATCAAGCCGCGCAACCCGCTGAACAGGCGACCCTGGGCGACCTGGAACGGATAAGCAGCAATGATCGCGGCCATCGGCAGCATCGGCAGGATATAACGCGCCTTTTTTGCCTGGGGCACCGACAAGCCCAGCATGACCAACGCGCCCGCCGCCGCGCAGTACAGCACCAGTTTCAACGCCGGGTCCGGCGCTTGGCGGCCGCGGCTCACAACGGCCAGCAACACCAGAAGCGCTACCGGGTAGGCCAGCGCGTAGTTGCCCAGGGAGCTGGTGAAGTAATACAGCACGCCGCCGGAGCCTTCACTGCCATCCA
This genomic stretch from Pseudomonas orientalis harbors:
- a CDS encoding ArnT family glycosyltransferase — its product is MNKAHPPLLNATIRLQSLGLGLLALLLFIAGNWHQAIIGFDSRFVVFAQEMLRHGPSFFPTTYGQPYADYLATSTLLTWLLSLPLGQVTSLTAWLPSAVASASIVVLVYRLTAPYSLRWGLLSIAMLLLSSTFISETRAVSLDQMLAAVTLAVFYLGYARDHFSAAKRLHWVFALLMLGFAIRGPIGLVIPTGVLCSYYLINRQWRQLFSFGLLALALLAACIGLLLLLAKLSGGEDFMHDVIRMQFLGRMDGSEGSGGVLYYFTSSLGNYALAYPVALLVLLAVVSRGRQAPDPALKLVLYCAAAGALVMLGLSVPQAKKARYILPMLPMAAIIAAYPFQVAQGRLFSGLRGLMLVLWTLLPALLMIGLIAARRRYPQLLADLGLIFGLLAVLQGLALLALFKARLRALGPAFAAVAAVWMTYIAVVEPLARSLYDTRTFTLAAREQILQQPAPLVLHALGKDAKAIKFMVNFNCDKVPLFTQLPAELQPVQAPAWLVMSQADFESLTDPRLRSLTPTLTGAFDKTPYVLLHLEKNTSL